In Sphingobacteriaceae bacterium, the following are encoded in one genomic region:
- a CDS encoding T9SS type A sorting domain-containing protein translates to MRHIYKIISSLIFWGHILLAQPASFSFQVNGTVPAGFTTALNIAGQKWSDYLQITVPIKVNVFTVNSGLLPFSAITISNGDKDFLNAPVSNTLYPSALANQLAGIETNSGEYDMDIYFNLASGYYYGTGKPSISEKDFISTAMHEIGHGLGFYSDGYVTNGGLGSFGNVPQSVIFPLTPSFPWKGQEGVPTIFDKYIIKQSGSSLVGIAAQNSQALGDSIKNNAHYFNGPLFANASHSNTPIRLSGGAGTYTMGVDLLHIHDSYANTIMSYYWGNGDTVRIPGPWELGLLKEIGWNLKPIGLAEKEISELNYFYPNPASEQINFAGKGAEQFSIYNMKGELVLNENMILESAKVDVSTFPKGMYFVRVNFKNGNSIQRKVLIQ, encoded by the coding sequence ATGAGGCATATTTATAAAATTATTTCAAGTCTGATTTTTTGGGGTCATATACTTTTGGCGCAACCTGCATCATTTTCTTTTCAGGTAAATGGCACTGTTCCTGCAGGATTTACAACTGCTTTAAATATTGCCGGGCAGAAATGGAGTGATTATTTACAAATAACTGTGCCAATAAAAGTAAATGTATTTACCGTTAATTCAGGTTTATTGCCGTTTTCGGCGATTACTATTTCTAATGGAGATAAAGATTTTTTGAATGCTCCGGTTTCTAATACGCTTTATCCATCTGCGCTTGCGAATCAATTAGCGGGTATTGAAACAAATTCCGGCGAGTATGATATGGATATTTATTTCAATTTGGCATCCGGATATTATTATGGTACCGGTAAACCTTCCATTTCCGAAAAAGACTTTATCAGTACTGCTATGCATGAAATAGGGCATGGCTTGGGTTTTTATAGTGATGGATATGTAACGAATGGAGGATTGGGATCTTTTGGTAATGTGCCACAATCAGTTATTTTTCCGTTAACACCTTCATTTCCTTGGAAGGGACAGGAGGGAGTTCCAACTATTTTTGATAAATATATTATTAAACAATCGGGTAGTTCTTTAGTGGGAATTGCAGCACAAAATTCGCAGGCACTTGGCGATAGTATAAAAAACAATGCGCATTATTTTAACGGACCCTTATTTGCCAATGCTTCGCATTCTAATACACCCATTCGTTTATCGGGAGGAGCTGGAACTTATACCATGGGCGTTGATTTGTTGCATATACACGATTCGTATGCTAACACGATTATGTCTTATTATTGGGGAAATGGAGATACGGTAAGAATACCGGGTCCATGGGAACTGGGCTTATTAAAAGAAATAGGTTGGAATTTAAAACCTATTGGCTTAGCGGAAAAAGAAATTTCGGAGTTGAATTATTTTTATCCTAATCCGGCTTCGGAGCAAATTAATTTTGCGGGTAAGGGGGCTGAACAGTTTTCAATTTATAATATGAAGGGTGAATTAGTGTTGAATGAAAATATGATTTTGGAAAGCGCAAAAGTTGATGTTTCAACTTTTCCGAAAGGCATGTATTTTGTAAGAGTAAACTTTAAGAATGGAAATTCCATTCAAAGAAAAGTACTGATACAGTAG
- a CDS encoding deoxyhypusine synthase family protein — translation MKNSAVSNKGPVSNFIANHYKHFNAAALVDAATGYETHLTEGGKMMVTLAGAMSTAELGKSLAEMIRQGKVDIISCTGANLEEDIMNLVAHSHYKRVPNYRDLSPQDEWDLLENHYNRVTDTCIPEEEAFRRLQKHIHKVWKDADTKGERFFPHEFMYKILNSGELKQYYEIDPKDSWMLAAAEKNLPIIVPGWEDSTMGNIFASYVIKNEIKASTMKSGIEYMAWLADWYVKNSSGKGVGFFQIGGGIAGDFPICVVPMLYQDMEMENIPFWSYFCQISDSTTSYGSYSGAVPNEKITWGKLDINTPKFIVESDATIVAPLIFAWILGW, via the coding sequence ATGAAAAATTCAGCTGTATCAAATAAAGGCCCGGTTTCAAACTTTATAGCTAATCATTATAAACATTTTAATGCAGCTGCATTGGTAGATGCTGCAACCGGTTATGAAACTCACCTAACAGAAGGTGGGAAAATGATGGTTACGCTGGCTGGAGCAATGAGCACGGCTGAATTAGGTAAATCTTTGGCCGAAATGATTCGTCAAGGAAAAGTAGATATCATTTCATGTACCGGCGCTAATCTGGAAGAAGATATTATGAATTTAGTGGCTCACAGCCATTACAAAAGAGTGCCTAATTACAGAGATTTATCTCCACAAGATGAATGGGATTTACTGGAAAATCATTACAACCGCGTTACGGATACTTGCATTCCGGAAGAAGAAGCTTTTCGTCGCTTGCAAAAACACATTCATAAGGTATGGAAAGATGCAGACACCAAAGGCGAACGATTTTTTCCTCACGAATTCATGTATAAAATATTAAATAGCGGAGAACTTAAACAGTATTACGAAATCGATCCAAAAGATAGCTGGATGCTTGCTGCAGCAGAAAAAAACTTACCTATTATTGTGCCGGGTTGGGAAGATAGCACCATGGGAAATATTTTCGCTTCTTATGTAATCAAAAACGAAATTAAAGCAAGCACCATGAAATCCGGAATAGAATATATGGCCTGGCTTGCCGATTGGTACGTGAAAAATAGTTCGGGTAAAGGCGTTGGCTTTTTTCAAATTGGCGGTGGCATAGCCGGCGATTTTCCTATTTGTGTTGTCCCGATGTTGTATCAAGACATGGAAATGGAAAACATTCCGTTTTGGTCATACTTTTGCCAAATATCTGACTCTACCACTTCGTACGGTTCTTATTCAGGCGCCGTGCCCAATGAAAAAATTACATGGGGAAAATTAGATATTAATACACCTAAATTTATTGTTGAAAGTGATGCTACTATTGTTGCACCTTTGATTTTTGCCTGGATTTTGGGTTGGTAA
- a CDS encoding MMPL family transporter: MLKRIAYFILKQRLPLIITIGLITIFMGYFATKIEQDYHFAKLLPDDDTTSIEYEFFKKKFGLDGTILVVGVESEKLKSLSNYNAWAKLGNDIKALNGIKTVVSIARINDLLLNDSLGKFEFIPLSGNQPKNQKELDAYLRNVKELPFYDGIVYNQKTNSSLMAITFNEKILNTKNRIDIVDDIKKQINSFNESTEVDTHSSGLPFIRTTVMRKIRNEMVFFLIAALVVTAILLFIFFRSAFPVVFSLIIIMVGVVTAMGTIVLFGYKLSVLSGLIPPLIIVIGVPNCILVLNKYHTEIALGKTQAKALHLAIQRASASLFFANITTSIGFAVFCTIQNRVLYEFGMVAAINVMATFIYSVVLVPAIFSYLSPPNAKHLRHLDGERLTLVLDKVAYITKYHRKSIYVTVTIISILSIVGLLKIKAFGYVVDDIPKTDILIQDLKYFENKFGGVLPFEILIDTKKDKGVFSDNARCLYKIHRAQKLISQYDEFSRPVSIAEGAKFLYQSYKGGEPKFYKLPSITELKTIAEYIKEEKEKKNQLSSFLDSSQRYTRISVQIADCGSTRVKEISENLKPRLDTVFNYNEDEKEWEAKENQYHVSLTGFCIVFLKGNEFLVNNLIQSVGLAIILIAAFMVTLFTSLRMIIIATIPSLVALIITAGLMGYLNIYLKPSTILVFSIAFGISSDGTLYFLTKYRHEIKKNKLSIGEAVRLTISETGISMVYTAIVLFFGFGMFALSGFGGTQALGLLISFTLIVAYCANLVLLPAFLLSLEKRLTDKKFINSEGIIVDTESMVEEKDDEQDTIS, encoded by the coding sequence ATGTTAAAACGAATAGCTTATTTTATTCTTAAGCAAAGATTGCCGTTAATCATTACAATTGGATTGATTACAATTTTTATGGGCTATTTCGCTACTAAAATTGAGCAAGATTATCACTTTGCTAAACTTTTACCCGATGACGACACAACAAGTATAGAATATGAATTCTTTAAAAAGAAATTTGGATTAGACGGTACCATACTAGTTGTTGGAGTTGAAAGTGAAAAATTAAAATCGCTTTCTAATTATAATGCCTGGGCTAAATTAGGAAATGATATAAAGGCATTGAATGGGATTAAAACGGTTGTTTCTATTGCTCGTATCAACGATTTATTATTAAACGATTCTCTGGGCAAATTTGAATTTATTCCGCTTTCAGGAAATCAACCCAAAAATCAGAAAGAGTTAGATGCTTATTTAAGAAACGTAAAAGAATTACCTTTTTACGATGGCATTGTATATAATCAAAAAACAAACTCATCGTTAATGGCGATTACTTTCAATGAAAAAATATTAAACACCAAGAACAGAATCGATATAGTTGATGACATTAAAAAACAAATAAATTCTTTCAACGAATCTACTGAAGTTGACACCCATTCTTCAGGTTTACCATTTATCAGAACCACAGTAATGCGTAAAATCAGAAATGAAATGGTTTTCTTTTTGATTGCAGCTTTGGTGGTTACAGCCATTTTATTATTTATCTTTTTCCGGTCTGCATTTCCTGTAGTCTTTTCTTTAATCATCATCATGGTGGGCGTTGTAACCGCAATGGGTACCATCGTATTGTTCGGATATAAACTATCCGTTTTATCCGGATTAATTCCGCCATTAATTATTGTGATAGGAGTGCCAAACTGTATTTTGGTTCTTAATAAATACCACACAGAAATCGCCTTGGGAAAAACCCAGGCTAAAGCGCTACATTTAGCTATTCAAAGAGCAAGCGCCTCTTTATTTTTCGCTAATATCACTACCTCCATTGGATTCGCCGTTTTTTGCACTATTCAAAATCGTGTTTTGTATGAATTTGGTATGGTGGCAGCCATTAATGTAATGGCCACATTTATTTATTCAGTGGTATTAGTTCCGGCTATTTTCAGTTATCTGTCTCCACCAAATGCCAAACATTTGCGTCACCTCGACGGCGAAAGATTAACGCTGGTATTAGATAAAGTGGCCTACATTACAAAATATCACCGCAAATCAATTTATGTTACAGTAACAATCATAAGCATTTTAAGCATAGTAGGCCTGTTAAAAATAAAAGCATTTGGATATGTTGTAGATGACATACCTAAAACAGATATTTTAATTCAGGATCTAAAATATTTTGAAAACAAATTTGGCGGAGTTTTACCTTTTGAAATTTTAATTGATACCAAAAAAGATAAAGGCGTATTTAGTGATAATGCCAGATGTTTGTACAAAATCCATAGAGCTCAAAAATTAATTTCTCAATACGATGAATTTTCGAGGCCGGTTTCGATAGCCGAAGGTGCTAAATTCCTCTATCAAAGTTACAAAGGCGGAGAACCTAAATTTTACAAATTACCCTCCATCACCGAATTAAAAACTATTGCGGAATATATCAAAGAAGAAAAAGAAAAAAAGAACCAGCTTTCCTCCTTTTTAGATAGCTCTCAGCGTTACACTCGAATTAGTGTGCAAATAGCGGATTGCGGCTCAACCCGTGTAAAAGAAATATCAGAAAATTTAAAACCCAGGTTAGATACCGTTTTCAATTACAACGAAGATGAAAAGGAATGGGAAGCGAAAGAAAATCAGTATCATGTTAGCTTAACCGGTTTTTGCATTGTGTTTCTTAAAGGAAATGAGTTTTTAGTAAACAACTTAATTCAAAGTGTAGGCCTGGCCATCATTTTAATCGCAGCTTTTATGGTCACATTATTTACTAGTCTACGAATGATTATCATTGCTACCATACCTAGTTTAGTGGCCCTAATAATTACTGCCGGGTTAATGGGGTATTTAAATATTTATTTAAAACCAAGTACCATTTTGGTTTTCAGTATAGCGTTTGGTATAAGCAGCGACGGTACATTATACTTTTTAACCAAATACCGGCATGAAATAAAGAAAAATAAATTAAGCATTGGCGAAGCCGTAAGACTTACCATCAGCGAAACCGGCATTAGTATGGTATACACGGCAATTGTTTTATTTTTTGGATTTGGCATGTTTGCTTTGTCAGGTTTTGGCGGAACACAAGCCCTGGGCCTACTAATTTCTTTTACATTAATTGTTGCTTATTGCGCAAACCTTGTTCTTCTTCCGGCCTTTTTACTTTCTTTGGAAAAAAGATTAACCGACAAAAAATTCATCAATAGCGAAGGTATAATTGTGGATACCGAATCTATGGTGGAAGAAAAGGATGATGAACAGGATACCATATCGTAG
- a CDS encoding low molecular weight phosphotyrosine protein phosphatase, with protein sequence MHKILFVCLGNICRSPLAEGIMLDLKQKHNLNIQIDSAGTSSFHIGEAPDPRTIKNAKKNGVDLSQLVARQFVESDFDEFDFIFAMDQSNLTNIADLMNNKINKAQIALLTDLLHDNSAQKVPDPYYGTAQDFEAVFQLVLRCCEILTERIKNKRPLIHQKSF encoded by the coding sequence ATGCATAAAATTCTTTTTGTTTGTTTAGGAAATATTTGTCGATCGCCGTTGGCGGAAGGTATAATGTTAGATCTAAAACAAAAGCATAATTTGAACATTCAGATTGATTCAGCCGGAACCTCATCATTTCATATAGGAGAAGCGCCTGACCCAAGAACAATTAAAAATGCCAAAAAAAACGGAGTCGACTTATCGCAATTGGTAGCCAGGCAATTTGTTGAAAGTGATTTTGATGAATTTGATTTTATATTCGCAATGGATCAAAGCAATTTAACAAATATAGCTGATCTAATGAACAATAAGATTAATAAGGCCCAAATAGCTTTATTAACAGATTTACTGCACGATAATAGCGCTCAAAAAGTACCGGATCCATACTATGGCACAGCACAAGACTTTGAAGCTGTATTTCAATTGGTGTTGAGATGTTGTGAAATCTTAACAGAAAGAATAAAAAACAAGAGGCCTCTTATTCACCAAAAGTCTTTTTGA
- a CDS encoding methyltransferase domain-containing protein, producing MFHFLLRTIPRPILISLSLIFSKIAPFIYYGKRYEDPISGKTYRKFLPYGYGGRAKRKNVLCPGSLSLERHRLLWLYLKDKTNFFTAKHKVLHIAPEQCFYKIFRKMENLDYTTGDYNSPIADIHFDLHSAPFKDNTFDVIFCNHVLEHVNDANQCMRELYRIMRPGGWGIFQVPLDATRETTLEDKNIITEADREKHYWQKDHLRLFGLDYKDKLTQAGFQVIVDDYVNTLGEKLIDRYRLPKGEMIYFCRK from the coding sequence GTGTTTCACTTTCTTTTACGTACAATCCCCCGCCCTATTCTGATTTCTCTGAGTTTAATATTCAGTAAAATTGCACCATTTATTTATTACGGTAAGCGATATGAAGACCCCATATCGGGCAAAACCTATAGAAAATTTTTGCCCTACGGATACGGAGGCAGAGCAAAACGGAAAAACGTTTTATGTCCGGGTAGTCTTTCTTTAGAACGACACAGACTATTGTGGCTTTATTTAAAAGATAAAACCAATTTTTTCACTGCCAAACATAAAGTGCTTCATATTGCACCGGAACAATGCTTTTATAAGATCTTCCGGAAAATGGAAAATCTGGATTACACTACCGGCGATTATAATAGCCCTATTGCCGATATACATTTTGATTTACATAGTGCACCTTTTAAAGATAATACCTTTGATGTTATTTTTTGTAATCATGTACTTGAACACGTGAATGACGCGAATCAATGTATGCGCGAGTTATATAGAATTATGAGGCCCGGGGGTTGGGGTATTTTTCAGGTCCCGCTAGACGCAACACGGGAAACTACGTTGGAAGATAAAAACATTATTACTGAAGCAGATCGCGAAAAGCATTATTGGCAAAAAGACCATTTACGCTTGTTTGGGTTGGATTATAAAGATAAATTGACCCAGGCCGGTTTTCAAGTTATTGTAGATGATTATGTAAATACTTTGGGTGAAAAACTTATCGATCGCTACAGGTTACCCAAAGGTGAAATGATTTATTTTTGCAGAAAATAA
- a CDS encoding ABC transporter ATP-binding protein, translating to MNLLRDKFVQEIESGVLYGDHSLLSRRLMDLSEEFELDEESKNKIFDIRKNYLTIELGEQSEKTKSDINHHANEILNQFKSGSFTQKQGHRTEEAILNAESISKQFTQGRNPFYLQPIDLTLKSGEITGVVGENGNGKTTLLRILAGELSTDSGKIDFPKLNVNANDWYAIKNKIAFIPQRIPKWQGTLLDNLRFFATIHNIKGKANDERIDYILYRLGLDKYRDLKWSEISSGYRLRFELAKMLLWKPELLILDEPLSNLDINAQQLFLQDLKFFTLSEAHPMSIILSSQNLHEIEKIADNIIFIRQGVTIYNGPQKLFALERSHNSFEISGNFNLEQLTACFKDLPNINVENAGTSYIISTGTDITIYFLTEILHKNKIELNYIRNISQSTRKLFHKDI from the coding sequence ATGAATCTTTTGAGAGATAAATTCGTTCAGGAAATTGAAAGTGGTGTACTTTATGGTGACCATAGTTTATTAAGCAGAAGATTAATGGATTTAAGTGAAGAGTTTGAGCTGGACGAGGAGAGTAAAAATAAAATTTTTGATATTCGGAAAAATTATCTGACCATAGAATTAGGAGAACAGAGTGAAAAAACTAAATCCGACATTAACCATCATGCAAATGAAATTCTTAATCAATTTAAATCCGGGTCCTTCACGCAGAAACAAGGACACAGAACTGAAGAAGCAATTTTAAATGCCGAATCCATCTCTAAGCAATTTACACAAGGAAGAAATCCTTTTTATTTACAACCCATAGACTTAACCTTAAAATCAGGAGAAATAACCGGCGTTGTAGGCGAAAACGGTAATGGAAAAACTACATTACTTAGAATTTTAGCCGGAGAACTAAGTACGGATTCAGGAAAAATTGATTTTCCAAAATTAAATGTGAATGCTAACGATTGGTATGCGATCAAAAATAAAATAGCTTTTATTCCCCAACGCATTCCTAAATGGCAAGGCACACTATTAGATAATTTGCGGTTTTTCGCCACCATTCACAACATAAAAGGCAAGGCCAATGATGAAAGAATCGATTATATTTTATATCGTTTGGGCTTAGATAAATACAGAGATTTAAAATGGTCGGAGATTTCAAGTGGATACCGTTTAAGGTTCGAATTGGCTAAAATGTTATTATGGAAACCCGAATTATTAATTCTTGATGAACCCTTGTCTAATTTAGATATAAATGCCCAACAGTTGTTTCTTCAGGACTTAAAATTTTTTACGCTTTCAGAAGCGCATCCCATGAGCATTATTTTAAGTTCGCAAAATTTGCACGAAATTGAAAAAATTGCCGATAATATTATTTTCATCAGACAAGGCGTAACTATTTACAACGGGCCTCAAAAATTATTTGCCCTGGAAAGAAGTCACAATAGTTTTGAAATTTCAGGCAATTTTAATTTAGAACAACTCACCGCCTGCTTTAAGGATTTACCGAATATTAATGTTGAAAATGCCGGCACTTCCTATATCATCAGCACAGGAACAGATATTACAATTTACTTTCTTACGGAGATACTGCATAAAAATAAAATTGAATTGAACTATATCCGTAATATAAGTCAGAGTACCCGTAAATTATTTCATAAAGATATTTAA
- a CDS encoding T9SS type A sorting domain-containing protein → MKKITLLFIFSCFFNPFYFSQNLQWAKQFGSLNNVSAKANAVNSNGDVYITGYFEGTVDLDPGPGTLTITSAGMSDFFVVKLNSSGNLVWGFSIGNFGNDVAYSIAQDGNGNIYLGGSFSGVVDFDQGPATTTLDAGTGLSGFVAKYSSSGNFVWAGNFISSVSSVVYDLSCDPLGNVVCTGIHNGTTDFDPSPGTTNIASNGLQDAFICSLTTSGNLNWVSGYGDSGNDEGIAISTDNNGNVYTTGSFAGTVDFDPSPGTATLTSFGGLDAYILKFDQLGNFLFSEQIGGTSDDIAKNISLDNTGNILSTGIFSGIIDMDPSPSTFTLSGVAFNVYVSKLDNMGNFAWGQMLSSSAPILANSIASDATDFVYLTGSFSALTDFDAGVGTFNINPSGTNLFISKVDGNGNFTSANSVVGSNNSVGNALLIDNNYNVHLAGEFSNSPDFDFSPGNAILTSSGSIDAFAAKYCQVPVKPSSISGNTVACSGDTLIFSTPLVVGATSYSFNLPLGWTSTQTLNAISAIVSSPGGTMSVVANNACGISPAENYTVQVNALPSLTIGSTSTLLCLGQSAVIVSSGASTYTWNTGANTASIQVTPTVTTVYTLNASGVTGCSISAQFTQSVVICNGISTLKLDSEKLIIYPNPNNGNFSLITHSEEFVKLKIFNLNGSVVYESSDEVTLKNMQLNLPEGLYLIEYYSQHKIMRKKFTILK, encoded by the coding sequence ATGAAAAAAATCACATTACTTTTTATTTTCTCTTGTTTCTTTAATCCATTTTATTTCTCACAAAATTTACAATGGGCCAAACAATTCGGAAGTTTAAATAATGTTAGCGCTAAAGCTAATGCCGTAAATTCAAATGGAGACGTTTACATCACAGGTTATTTTGAAGGAACCGTGGATTTAGATCCGGGACCCGGTACGTTAACCATCACCTCAGCAGGTATGTCCGATTTTTTTGTTGTGAAATTAAACAGCAGCGGAAATTTAGTTTGGGGATTCAGCATTGGAAATTTCGGAAATGATGTGGCTTATTCCATTGCACAAGACGGAAATGGAAATATTTACTTAGGAGGAAGCTTTTCGGGCGTAGTTGATTTTGATCAAGGTCCCGCTACTACCACACTGGATGCGGGCACCGGATTAAGTGGCTTTGTAGCCAAATATAGTTCCTCCGGTAATTTTGTTTGGGCAGGAAATTTCATTTCTTCCGTTTCATCAGTTGTTTATGACTTAAGCTGCGATCCTTTGGGAAATGTGGTTTGTACAGGTATCCATAACGGCACAACTGACTTTGATCCTAGCCCGGGCACTACCAACATTGCTTCTAACGGTTTGCAGGATGCATTTATTTGCAGTTTAACCACCTCAGGTAATTTAAATTGGGTTTCCGGATACGGAGATAGTGGAAATGATGAGGGTATTGCTATTTCAACTGATAATAATGGGAATGTATACACTACCGGTTCCTTTGCGGGAACAGTGGATTTTGATCCAAGTCCCGGCACAGCCACACTTACATCATTTGGTGGCTTAGATGCTTACATTTTAAAATTTGATCAGTTAGGGAATTTTTTATTTTCAGAACAAATAGGTGGCACTAGTGATGATATCGCCAAAAATATAAGTTTGGATAATACAGGTAATATATTAAGTACCGGTATTTTTTCAGGCATAATTGATATGGATCCGAGTCCCTCCACATTCACACTTTCCGGAGTCGCCTTTAATGTTTATGTTTCTAAACTAGATAATATGGGCAATTTTGCCTGGGGGCAAATGCTAAGTTCATCTGCACCAATCCTTGCCAATAGCATAGCCAGCGATGCCACAGATTTTGTTTATCTCACAGGCTCATTTTCTGCATTAACTGATTTTGATGCCGGAGTGGGTACTTTCAACATCAATCCGAGTGGAACTAATTTATTTATTTCAAAAGTTGACGGCAATGGTAATTTTACTAGCGCCAATTCTGTGGTTGGTAGTAACAACAGTGTTGGAAATGCGCTTTTAATTGATAATAACTACAATGTTCATCTAGCCGGTGAATTCAGTAACTCTCCTGATTTTGATTTCAGCCCGGGAAATGCCATTCTAACTTCAAGCGGAAGTATTGATGCATTTGCGGCTAAATATTGTCAAGTGCCGGTAAAACCCAGTTCAATAAGTGGCAATACTGTTGCTTGCTCAGGTGATACTTTAATATTCTCTACACCTTTAGTTGTAGGAGCTACTTCTTATAGTTTTAATCTGCCCCTTGGTTGGACATCAACACAAACGCTTAATGCAATTAGTGCAATTGTTAGTTCGCCCGGTGGTACTATGAGTGTAGTTGCCAATAACGCCTGTGGCATTTCACCTGCAGAAAACTATACTGTACAAGTAAATGCTCTACCAAGCTTAACCATTGGCTCTACTTCAACCTTATTATGTTTAGGACAATCTGCCGTTATCGTTTCTTCGGGCGCCTCTACTTATACTTGGAATACCGGCGCCAATACAGCAAGTATTCAGGTAACGCCTACGGTAACCACTGTTTATACCTTAAATGCCAGCGGCGTTACTGGCTGTTCAATTTCCGCGCAGTTCACACAGTCTGTTGTTATTTGTAATGGAATATCAACTTTAAAATTGGATTCTGAAAAATTAATCATTTACCCAAATCCAAATAATGGAAACTTTAGCCTAATAACACATTCTGAAGAATTCGTTAAATTGAAAATCTTCAATCTTAATGGCTCGGTTGTTTATGAAAGTTCGGATGAAGTTACTTTGAAAAATATGCAATTGAATTTACCTGAAGGGCTTTATCTGATTGAATATTATTCTCAACACAAAATAATGCGTAAAAAGTTTACTATTCTTAAATAA
- a CDS encoding GNAT family N-acetyltransferase: MIFSVYRFNELDSETLYKLLQLRSEIFVVEQNCAYQDMDDKDLNALHVLGFLNNKLIAYARILAPGLSYPEAAIGRVVVSKSVRGKNFGKLLMQKSMDTTLQKFKVNEIVISAQKYLERFYSDLQFKPEGIEYLEDNIPHIQMRYKKIS; encoded by the coding sequence ATTATTTTTTCTGTATACAGGTTTAATGAACTTGACTCCGAAACACTTTATAAATTATTGCAGTTAAGAAGTGAAATTTTTGTGGTTGAACAAAATTGCGCATATCAGGATATGGATGATAAAGATTTAAATGCGCTGCATGTATTAGGTTTTTTAAATAACAAACTAATTGCATACGCTCGTATTCTTGCTCCCGGGCTTTCTTATCCCGAAGCTGCCATTGGTCGCGTCGTAGTTTCAAAATCAGTCAGAGGAAAGAATTTTGGAAAATTACTCATGCAAAAAAGTATGGATACCACTTTGCAAAAATTTAAAGTAAATGAAATTGTGATTTCCGCGCAAAAATATTTAGAAAGGTTTTACTCCGATCTGCAATTCAAACCTGAAGGAATTGAATATCTTGAGGATAACATCCCACATATACAAATGCGATATAAAAAAATATCGTAA
- the ruvB gene encoding Holliday junction branch migration DNA helicase RuvB, with protein sequence MNPNLDPSEENLNPTEREVEKALRPKLFDEFSGQDSVVDNLRVFVAAAKKRDEALDHVLLHGPPGLGKTTLAHIIANDLGVNLKVTSGPVLDKPGDLAGMLTNLEPFDVLFIDEIHRLSPIVEEYLYSAMEDYKIDIMIDSGPNARTVQIKLNPFTLVGATTRSGLLTSPLRARFGINSRLNYYNSKILTGIVERSAEILNIGIDETASFEIARRSRGTPRIANSLLRRVRDFAQIKGNGSIDLEIATYALKALNVDKNGLDEMDLRILNCIIDKFKGGPVGINNISSAVGEESGTIEEVYEPFLVQEGYLHRTPRGREATELAYKHLGKNPFGKNGGLFEF encoded by the coding sequence GTGAATCCTAATTTAGATCCTTCAGAAGAAAATCTTAATCCTACAGAACGGGAAGTGGAAAAAGCATTACGTCCTAAACTTTTTGATGAGTTTAGCGGACAGGATTCAGTAGTTGATAATTTGCGGGTATTTGTGGCGGCGGCCAAAAAAAGAGATGAAGCACTTGATCATGTTTTGTTACATGGACCTCCGGGTTTAGGTAAAACTACCTTGGCTCATATTATTGCAAACGATCTTGGTGTTAATTTAAAAGTAACTAGCGGCCCCGTTTTAGATAAACCCGGTGATTTAGCAGGCATGTTAACCAACTTAGAACCCTTTGATGTTTTATTTATTGATGAAATTCACCGATTGAGTCCCATTGTAGAAGAATACCTCTACTCTGCCATGGAGGATTATAAAATAGATATCATGATTGATAGCGGACCTAACGCAAGAACGGTTCAAATCAAATTAAATCCGTTTACTTTAGTTGGAGCTACAACAAGAAGCGGACTTCTCACCTCTCCACTCCGAGCCAGATTCGGAATAAACAGTCGTTTAAATTATTACAATTCTAAAATATTAACCGGTATTGTGGAGCGTAGTGCTGAAATATTAAATATTGGTATTGATGAAACCGCATCATTTGAAATTGCAAGAAGAAGTCGCGGTACACCACGAATAGCAAATTCTTTATTAAGACGGGTAAGGGATTTTGCGCAAATAAAAGGTAATGGGAGTATTGACTTAGAAATTGCCACCTATGCATTAAAAGCCTTGAATGTAGATAAAAATGGATTAGATGAAATGGATCTTAGAATCTTAAATTGCATCATTGATAAATTTAAAGGCGGTCCGGTCGGAATAAACAACATTAGTTCTGCCGTTGGTGAAGAATCCGGAACTATCGAGGAAGTATATGAACCTTTTTTAGTGCAGGAAGGTTATTTACATCGCACTCCAAGAGGCCGCGAAGCCACAGAGCTTGCATATAAACATTTAGGTAAAAACCCATTTGGAAAAAACGGAGGTTTATTTGAATTCTGA